One part of the Dermacentor andersoni chromosome 2, qqDerAnde1_hic_scaffold, whole genome shotgun sequence genome encodes these proteins:
- the LOC129387266 gene encoding uncharacterized protein, which produces MAHHQLPEYDDQSDNWKAYITKAEAYFEATGVSDTGKKRALPVAALSTRTVQVLSGQVAPRKPNSLTYEEAVKVLDDYFDPKRHEITESYRFFNRCQLEGSSRTPAINAVLSEFNDVFSPELGLIDGHPVHLKLKEGAMPKFYHQPLVGLLKADRPTPALAAARIQRWALYLGGFRYQLQYSPGPANEADEWPLPLPEATVYARNFGTGEKWTPGIVESTTGSRMVSIRTPAGSVRRHVDQVRNREDATPPLGKDREAANRESRTGTPRDYPLSPRTPDEQGGITEPEHELQPELAGSNAEPVRSPQALRRSTRQRKPVQRLQY; this is translated from the exons ATGGCTCATCATCAACTACCGGAATACGATGACCAGTCCGACAACTGGAAGGCTTACATCACGAAGGCAGAAGCTTATTTTGAGGCAACTGGTGTCAGTGACACGGGAAAGAAGAGAGCGCTGCCGGTAGCAGCATTGAGTACGCGCACCGTGCAAGTGCTCTCAGGACAGGTTGCACCGAGGAAGCCAAACTCGCTTACGTACGAGGAAGCAGTCAAAGTTTTGGATGACTACTTCGACCCCAAGCGTCATGAAATAACTGAGAGCTATCGGTTCTTCAATCGCTGTCAGTTGGAAG GAAGCAGCCGTACCCCCGCCATTAATGCCGTCCTGTCAGAGTTCAACGACGTCTTCAGCCCCGAGCTGGGTCTAATTGACGGACACCCTGTCCATCTGAAGCTCAAGGAAGGCGCCATGCCGAAATTTT ACCACCAGCCGCTCGTGGGCCTGCTGAAGGCGGATCGACCAACTCCAGCATTGGCAGCCGCCAGAATACAGCGCTGGGCGCTGTACTTAGGCGGATTCCGCTATCAGCTTCAATACTCTCCTG GGCCAGCCAACGAAGCAGACGAGTGGCCACTGCCATTGCCTGAAGCTACCGTGTACGCCCGCAACTTCGGAACGGGTGAGAAATGGACTCCAGGAATTGTCGAGTCTACAACAGGCTCTCGGATGGTGAGCATTCGAACACCAGCCGGATCAGTAAGACGACATGTTGACCAGGTGCGGAACCGGGAAGATGCGACGCCACCGCTTGGTAAAGACCGAGAAGCGGCAAATCGAGAATCAAGAACAGGTACTCCTCGCGACTACCCATTGTCGCCGAGAACGCCAGACGAACAAGGGGGCATAACAGAACCTGAGCATGAACTTCAGCCGGAACTCGCAGGGAGCAACGCTGAACCCGTCAGATCACCCCAAGCCTTGCGGCGCTCTACACGTCAAAGAAAACCAGTGCAGCGACTTCAGTATTAA